One region of Triticum aestivum cultivar Chinese Spring chromosome 6B, IWGSC CS RefSeq v2.1, whole genome shotgun sequence genomic DNA includes:
- the LOC123139969 gene encoding AT-hook motif nuclear-localized protein 9 — MDGRESTATSGPNYSPFYVQHRGMGPPGGVPGGGLHGPPAAGYRQQLDAVSGGYAFHQPPFGAPAHIGQQAYHQNHVEASQQHMAQQLGASGGGSQHMTQHSVGGGGGGSQHMAQHSVGGGGGSQHMAQHSAGGGGGGGGSQHMAQHSAGGGGGGTQHMVQHNAGGGADGGMDIVMGVVALSGDAKGDQGGEAGQDEQVKKKRGRPRKYKPDGSVTLGLSPSPSTPHSSSPGMGAMVTIPGSGFGPGTGSGGSGSGALTEKRGRGRPPGSGKMQQLASLGKWFLGSVGTGFTPHVIIISAGEDVAARIMSFSQQGPRAICIISATGAVSTATLHQDSDSGAVTYEGRFEILCLSGSYLVVEEGGTRTRSGGLCIALCGPDHRVIGGSVSGVLTAAGTVQVIVGSFMYGGGSKKNKGKADQDMENEEQNGGGEETPTLALPEHPHNMLPHPMSGWPPGLMNQMDPRASPMYGSSSKQQNKTKAEQEMEDEERNGGGGGGGEEPLTMAHPEDNMDPEHNMNMPPPHPMGGWQPGLMRQMDSRSSSIDINSIRE, encoded by the exons ATGGATGGGAGGGAGTCGACCGCGACGTCGGGGCCCAACTACTCGCCCTTCTATGTGCAGCACCGGGGCATGGGCCCGCCGGGGGGAGTCCCCGGAGGCGGCCTCCACGGCCCGCCCGCTGCCGGGTACCGGCAGCAGCTTGATGCCGTCTCGGGCGGGTACGCCTTCCATCAGCCGCCCTTTGGGGCCCCCGCCCACATTGGGCAGCAGGCGTACCACCAGAACCATGTCGAGGCGTCGCAGCAGCATATGGCGCAGCAGCTCGGCGCCAGTGGCGGCGGCTCGCAGCATATGACGCAGCAcagcgttggcggcggcggcggaggttcaCAGCATATGGCGCAGCACAGCGTCGGTGGCGGTGGCGGGTCGCAGCATATGGCGCAGCACAGcgccggcggtggcggtggtggtggtggctcacAGCATATGGCGCAGCACAGtgccggcggtggcggtggtggcacACAGCATATGGTGCAGCACAACGCTGGTGGCGGTGCCGACGGGGGCATGGACATTGTCATGGGTGTTGTGGCCCTGAGCGGTGATGCTAAAGGGGATCAGGGGGGCGAGGCTGGCCAGGACGAGCAAGTGAAGAAAAAGCGCGGGAGGCCAAGGAAGTATAAGCCTGATGGGTCGGTGACGCTGGGGCTCTCGCCATCTCCATCCACGCCTCATTCGTCGAGCCCAGGAATGGGCGCAATGGTTACCATACCTGGCTCAGGATTTGGGCCGGGGACTGGGTCAGGGGGTTCTGGTTCGGGCGCACTGACGGAGAAACGTGGCAGAGGGCGGCCACCTGGGTCCGGGAAGATGCAGCAGCTGGCTTCTCTTG GAAAATGGTTTCTTGGCTCTGTTGGAACGGGCTTTACTCCTCATGTGATTATTATTTCGGCTGGAGAG GATGTTGCCGCCAGAATAATGTCCTTCTCACAACAAGGCCCAAGAGCTATTTGCATCATCTCAGCAACAGGGGCTGTCTCCACGGCAACCCTTCATCAGGATTCAGACTCCGGTGCGGTGACATATGAG GGTCGATTTGAAATCCTGTGTCTTTCTGGATCATATTTGGTGGTAGAAGAAGGTGGTACCCGCACTCGAAGTGGAGGCCTTTGCATAGCTTTGTGTGGCCCTGACCACAGGGTTATCGGTGGGAGTGTTAGTGGAGTCCTGACAGCAGCTGGAACTGTTCAG GTGATAGTGGGAAGCTTCATGTATGGTGGCGGGTCAAAGAAGAACAAAGGCAAAGCGGACCAGGACATGGAGAACGAAGAGCAGAACGGCGGCGGGGAAGAGACCCCCACGTTGGCGCTGCCGGAGCACCCCCACAACATGCTGCCCCACCCGATGAGTGGATGGCCACCCGGCCTAATGAACCAGATGGACCCGAGAGCGTCTCCCATGTATGGCAGCAGTTCAAAGCAGCAAAACAAGACCAAAGCGGAGCAAGAAATGGAGGACGAAGAGcgcaacggcggtggcggcggcggtggcgaagaGCCCCTCACGATGGCGCATCCCGAGGACAACATGGACCCCGAGCATAACATGAACATGCCGCCGCCCCACCCGATGGGCGGGTGGCAGCCCGGCCTGATGCGGCAGATGGACTCGCGCTCCTCCAGCATCGACATCAACTCGATCCGCGAGTAG